A single region of the Nocardioides sp. W7 genome encodes:
- a CDS encoding NUDIX domain-containing protein, translating into MRNLPHERRLAAYAVVLRDEQVLLSRLAPRVSANELWTLPGGGVEHGEDPRDAVVREVHEETGLDVRVGEEARVDSLHQPSAWRGGRRVDAHSVRLVYEGWVPRDAPPPRVVEVDGSTVDAAWHPVAAVLDGTVPTAPLVRLALRSHEPFRLQRVAAYALVRRGDDVLLTRISERGFHSGSWTLPGGGIDHGEAPREALVREVREECGVDCVVGEVLEVHDVHFGGTAPSGRHEDFHAVHLVFAATVPDDAEPRVLEADGTTDAAAWVPLADVRAGEIDVLEVVRVALDAADRRTPGS; encoded by the coding sequence ATGCGCAACCTGCCGCACGAGCGTCGGCTGGCGGCGTACGCCGTGGTGCTCCGCGACGAGCAGGTGCTGTTGAGCCGGCTCGCGCCGCGCGTCAGCGCCAACGAGCTGTGGACCCTGCCCGGCGGCGGGGTCGAGCACGGCGAGGACCCGCGGGACGCGGTCGTGCGCGAGGTGCACGAGGAGACCGGGCTCGACGTCCGGGTGGGGGAGGAGGCGCGGGTCGACTCCCTCCACCAGCCCTCGGCGTGGCGGGGTGGTCGCCGGGTCGACGCCCACTCGGTGCGGCTGGTCTACGAGGGCTGGGTGCCGCGCGACGCACCCCCGCCGCGGGTCGTGGAGGTCGACGGGTCGACGGTGGACGCGGCCTGGCACCCGGTCGCGGCGGTCCTGGACGGCACGGTGCCGACGGCGCCGCTGGTCCGCCTGGCCCTGCGCAGCCACGAGCCGTTCCGGCTGCAGCGGGTGGCGGCGTACGCCCTGGTGCGCCGGGGCGACGATGTGCTGCTCACCCGGATCTCCGAGCGCGGCTTCCACTCCGGCAGCTGGACGCTGCCCGGCGGCGGCATCGACCACGGCGAGGCGCCGCGGGAGGCGCTGGTGCGCGAGGTGCGCGAGGAGTGCGGGGTCGACTGCGTGGTCGGCGAGGTCCTGGAGGTGCACGACGTGCACTTCGGGGGTACGGCGCCGTCCGGCCGCCACGAGGACTTCCACGCCGTCCACCTGGTCTTCGCTGCCACGGTCCCCGACGACGCCGAGCCCCGCGTGCTCGAGGCGGACGGGACCACCGACGCCGCCGCCTGGGTGCCGCTCGCCGACGTGCGCGCCGGAGAGATCGACGTACTCGAGGTCGTCCGGGTGGCGCTGGACGCTGCCGACCGTCGTACTCCCGGGAGCTGA